tgtATTCAGAAAGAGATGGGCCACCCTCCGTGTAGCTTTACTCTGGAATCGGAAGCCAAAGTCATAGCTTCGTATAACCCACGAGCCGTCAAAATCGTCATGTTTTGAATGACTGAATGACGCTGGCATAGACGAAGAGCATATATTTCATTTCATGAAGTGGCGCATATGTCCACATCAGGCAAAGAGTTACCACGTGAAAGGTCAGGTTCCACAATGAGGACGACCCTCCCCCTGCAGGCGACCCACACTCTGTTCCTGCTGTCCACAGTCAGGGCCGTGGGCTGGACCAGCAGCGGGTGACCGGCACACAGGTAGCCAGCAAACTCCAGCTTGTAGGACATCACGCGAACCACGTGGATGGCGTCGTTGATCTCATCGGCAATGAGGAGGACCTCTTGGACGTCTGTTTTGTAGAAACATACGTCTGATGGTTTGAACGGCTGACTGGGTGGGCTGTAGGTTAATTGACCTAGTGGAGTGTAAAGTGGATGTAAGAGAGCAGACCCGTCTTCATTTGGATCTTGACTCTCTCTCGCCGGTGTATCTTCTTGTGGTCGTTTGAACAAGCGCACGTTCCGGTCTGACTCTGAGGTCTGAGACTCCTCGACAATCACAAAGTACCGGCCTGTGGAGTCCACGTCAAAAGCACGATGACGACCGCACTGAAAGGTGAACTCTGCCTCGTCTTCAGCGGCAAAGGGTGTTTTAGTCGCAACTGTGGTGTTCTTCACAGTTCCCGTGCCTGATGACAGGTTgtagtgtaaagaaaaatgttcCTTTGATTTTGAGAATGTTGTAAACAAGCCTTCCTTTTGAGCGTAGTGCATGAGTGATTTCCCCATACTTTTAAGAGACACCTTGCCACGCAATGCTTCGAAGTAAGACACACAAGAACCGTTGCTGTCAAATTGCTCGGAAACCTCCGAGTTGCTCAAATTTCGCCATGCGTAAGACACGATTAAACTTCCGTTGTCTTTTACGCACATGGAGAAGACCTCCGTACCTAGATCCTCAGCAATACCGAAGCGCTCAACTTTCGTTTCGTCGCTCTTTCGAACCGTCATGGTCATCTCGTGGACACTACCGAAATAGTCCTGTATATGTCTGGCCATGTGCTCTTCCGGTAATATGTCACAGCGGAGCACTGGGCGAACAcatgtctccctctcttctgGTATCAGCCTGCTTATGACGTTCATGCTTCCCTGGCCTTCTCTCATATCTTTTGCAACCTCAACCAAATTGCAATCAATGTGATTATTCAAGGCGCCTTGAAGCTTTTTTTCAAGCTGGTTTATTTCTTGCATGTTTTGTATTTCTTTTTTCAGATCTGCTTTCAGGCGACTTTCTAATGGATCACAAGTCTCTTTCAAGGAAGTCAACGTTTCTTCCAGATATTTGTTGAGTGTGGCAATAGCAGTTGCGTGCCTGCTTTTTATGTAGTTTTCGACTGCTTTCTTCTTGCCCAGAAGCGTccgttgttctgttgttgttgctttgattCTGCTCTGGATCTCTTCTGAAGCTCTCCTAATCCGGTGTGTATTTTCTTTCAGTTGTTTCTCAGCGTCAGTAACCGCCTGGGGCAAATCTTGTAGGTTATGCTCTTTATGAATCAATAAAGCACATTTCACACACAACAGTGTCTGGCAGTCTTCACAATACATGCTAAGCTGCTGATCTGGATGAATTTCACATTGAAATACTCCTTGACGAGCTTTGACTATGTCTTCCGATTGAATGTTTAAGTTTGTCGGTAACGCAGCAGCTCCACCGGACGAAAGCGTTGTCTGCTTGCGACAGGAAGGGCAGGGGAAGGGTCTACCCTGGTGACAGTCTGCAACTCCTTGTATACAATTGACACAGAAGGTGTGAAGACACCCAGGAAGCACTCTTGGATCCTCAAATATGCCTGAGCATTTAGGGCAAATGAAGGACTCGGTCACTGACGCTGAGGCCATATCTGCTGGTCTTCCTCTGATGTGCTTCACTCAACAGTTTCTTGCAAGCTGAAAGAGAAACATGAGCGTTTTGTTAAGTGCCTGGAGTTGAAACGTCATAGCTTATCGTTTCGGTTTTACATGAACGGacttaaaggcatagaaagctgatgaatatacacgctaattgctttacccagagctggagacagactaaattaagttccctgcaaaatattgtggtctaggagcccttaaatgttgagatatttgaatttttattttgatctagatggtcctatttatagatttggcaacacatgtaacgttgatgcaagggagctaacaccgcggctttgttgacatcctcactttttcagaggctagaacaagctgtaatgcatgtattatggtccgcgcatggtgacatatcgtcattatatggtcttatggtgcgtttgacatcgattgtgggcaaactacactttgtaaacacgggagtgcgttagtatgcctttaagataCCTTAATTACCTCTCTTTTTTGTGTACACCATCTTGTAAATCACCAAAGAGTAATCCAGGTTTTTGCTTCGGAAATGAGCATCCATGCCATTTGAAATAATTATCTtcacaaaaatttaaaaacaactggCTGCTGttttgaagtgtaagtttctgctgaTTTAATTTTGCAATTGACACCCGTGTCATTCTGCAATACAGATTCAGCAACACAATCTTCCTTTTGCACAAAACAGCCAGGTTGCTGACTTTCGGTATGAGTCCAAGGATTATGTAAACttcttcccgcagtggggcactgcggttatgaaattaaaggcccctcctgtttttggaaccgcaggagctttctagtttgctgttaggtagatttttggttcctctttcctgtcatgctctctttttcttcatgaattcttttcttttttctgccttcttgctcattcacctgtattttttccaaaaatctcttctcttgccgcttgtctcgcgattcatgtatagtttaatctgttagtgttctgatgtaagtccagcagtagataggttaagcctattttaacatactggaaactggtaatcttccagtaggtattaatttagttttactaaagcctgctgggacacaagtaatgggttagtgcatttgtaaacaggaatcgcttgacaagtggcccccttcatcccccccttcctcgtcctgatatggctctgcgtagtcggctggacgttaagcaacaaataaacaaacaaacaaacaaacaaatgtaaaCTTCTGGATAGATCTATTGTGATTTACATGATATGAAGGCAGGTTACTTTAACACTAATACTCTCTGAGAAAATAATTGTTTGTGTTACAAACTAAGGTAGTTCTTTAACATAGGATTATACATAGAGATAGTATTGATAATATAATATTGATGTTTCCGGCTATTCTACGCCACCTAGTTTCCGTCTGTCAAGTATAAGGAGTATTCATAGCCTAGCGTTCCTACGGAGCGTTACCAACATTCTACGATGAATGATTGAACTGGTCTCGATCATGACGCTATCATACATTTCTGCTGAGTCAACTTTTTGGGAACGACTTTGAATACCATGCATTCATTTCATTGTTTGCTTttgttatacatgtatgtgcatTTGA
This Littorina saxatilis isolate snail1 linkage group LG17, US_GU_Lsax_2.0, whole genome shotgun sequence DNA region includes the following protein-coding sequences:
- the LOC138953653 gene encoding uncharacterized protein — its product is MASASVTESFICPKCSGIFEDPRVLPGCLHTFCVNCIQGVADCHQGRPFPCPSCRKQTTLSSGGAAALPTNLNIQSEDIVKARQGVFQCEIHPDQQLSMYCEDCQTLLCVKCALLIHKEHNLQDLPQAVTDAEKQLKENTHRIRRASEEIQSRIKATTTEQRTLLGKKKAVENYIKSRHATAIATLNKYLEETLTSLKETCDPLESRLKADLKKEIQNMQEINQLEKKLQGALNNHIDCNLVEVAKDMREGQGSMNVISRLIPEERETCVRPVLRCDILPEEHMARHIQDYFGSVHEMTMTVRKSDETKVERFGIAEDLGTEVFSMCVKDNGSLIVSYAWRNLSNSEVSEQFDSNGSCVSYFEALRGKVSLKSMGKSLMHYAQKEGLFTTFSKSKEHFSLHYNLSSGTGTVKNTTVATKTPFAAEDEAEFTFQCGRHRAFDVDSTGRYFVIVEESQTSESDRNVRLFKRPQEDTPARESQDPNEDGSALLHPLYTPLGQLTYSPPSQPFKPSDVCFYKTDVQEVLLIADEINDAIHVVRVMSYKLEFAGYLCAGHPLLVQPTALTVDSRNRVWVACRGRVVLIVEPDLSRGNSLPDVDICATS